The proteins below come from a single Trueperaceae bacterium genomic window:
- a CDS encoding acyl carrier protein, with protein sequence MPADTTTTNDTEREVRRFLADNFILDDGGAGLGADESLTQAGVLDSMGVLELIMFVEERFGVSIPDEDTLPENLDSVSRIVAYVERRLATKRD encoded by the coding sequence ATGCCAGCCGACACGACAACCACCAACGACACCGAACGCGAGGTCCGTCGCTTCCTCGCCGACAACTTCATCCTGGACGACGGCGGCGCCGGTCTAGGCGCCGACGAGTCGCTCACGCAAGCGGGTGTCCTCGACTCGATGGGGGTCCTCGAACTGATCATGTTCGTCGAAGAGCGCTTCGGCGTGTCGATTCCCGACGAGGACACCCTGCCGGAGAACCTCGACAGCGTGTCGCGCATCGTGGCGTACGTCGAGCGGCGCCTGGCGACGAAGCGTGACTGA
- a CDS encoding polysaccharide biosynthesis protein, which produces MRGNSQNWPSLAGILPLSARGAVKLTIDVSLFLVATPLAFALRYDGGFGPPGALLVALAILVPFKVLVDLLAGLPNRSWSGLTFRDLGSLIFLGLAALLFGLLFLALFGARLGVPSSVAFLDGAITFTLMASVRAFTRYRHEHFTARIVGPDYRKRVLVVGAGEAGALVVRELHKHPETGMLPVGFLDDDPRKQGQRVSGVLVMGQVDDAAEVIVNQNIDEVLIAMPSKGGRTVRNVLDHVREARPNLVYKIVPGMYEVLSGRVDVRRIREVDIDDLLGRDPIRLDTDAILGYLGGKRVMITGAGGSIGSELVRQICRFHPAELILFGHGENSIYSLERELDRDWPGVQYHGVIGAIQNGARLDYVFSRYRPDIVFHAAAHKHVPLMEENPEEAVFNNVIGSRNLINLALKHGVTHFVNISTDKAVNPTSVMGASKRMVEFLVQEAARRAGPGQTFVSVRFGNVLGSRGSVIPIFKSQIAAGGPVTITHPDMVRYFMTIPEAAQLVLQASGNGRNGEVYILDMGEPVRIVDLARDLIRLSGFEPDVDIPIRYTGMRPGERLVEELMTEKERTSQTSHEKIFVARTEPVDAEALNSTIEALQSAAMSSNHARIRALFEGFLEGCHFTPVVPTKSSSSSLPAPDSGPPS; this is translated from the coding sequence ATGCGAGGGAACTCACAGAACTGGCCGTCTCTAGCCGGCATATTGCCGCTCTCGGCGCGCGGAGCCGTGAAGCTCACCATCGACGTGAGTCTCTTCCTGGTGGCCACGCCGCTCGCGTTCGCGCTGCGTTACGACGGCGGCTTCGGTCCACCGGGGGCGCTACTTGTCGCGCTGGCCATCCTGGTGCCGTTCAAGGTGCTGGTGGACCTCCTGGCGGGCCTACCCAACCGGTCGTGGAGCGGACTGACGTTCCGCGATCTCGGCAGTCTCATCTTCTTGGGTCTGGCGGCCCTGCTCTTCGGCCTACTCTTCCTGGCGCTCTTCGGAGCCCGGCTGGGGGTCCCCAGTTCGGTGGCGTTCCTCGACGGCGCCATCACCTTCACGCTGATGGCATCGGTTCGGGCCTTCACCCGCTACCGCCACGAGCACTTCACGGCCCGCATCGTGGGGCCCGACTACCGCAAGCGCGTCCTGGTCGTCGGCGCCGGCGAGGCCGGCGCGCTCGTCGTGCGCGAACTGCACAAGCACCCCGAGACGGGCATGCTGCCGGTCGGGTTCCTCGACGACGACCCTCGCAAGCAGGGCCAGCGCGTCTCCGGCGTGTTGGTCATGGGTCAGGTCGACGACGCGGCCGAGGTCATCGTCAACCAGAACATCGACGAGGTGCTCATAGCCATGCCGTCGAAGGGTGGTCGCACGGTTCGCAACGTGCTCGACCACGTTCGCGAGGCACGGCCCAACCTCGTCTACAAGATCGTTCCCGGCATGTACGAGGTGCTCTCCGGTCGGGTGGACGTGCGGCGCATCCGCGAGGTCGACATCGACGACCTGCTCGGCCGCGACCCTATCAGGCTCGACACGGACGCCATCCTCGGCTACCTGGGCGGCAAGCGCGTGATGATAACGGGCGCGGGCGGCTCGATCGGTTCGGAGCTGGTGCGGCAGATCTGTCGCTTCCACCCCGCCGAGCTGATCCTGTTCGGCCACGGCGAGAACAGCATCTACTCGCTCGAGCGCGAACTCGACCGCGACTGGCCCGGCGTGCAGTACCACGGCGTGATCGGCGCCATCCAGAACGGCGCGCGCCTCGACTACGTCTTCTCGCGCTACCGGCCCGACATCGTGTTCCACGCCGCCGCTCACAAGCACGTGCCGCTCATGGAGGAGAACCCGGAGGAGGCCGTGTTCAACAACGTGATCGGCAGCCGCAACCTCATCAACCTGGCCCTGAAGCACGGCGTGACTCACTTCGTCAACATCTCGACGGACAAGGCCGTCAACCCCACGTCGGTGATGGGCGCAAGCAAGCGGATGGTTGAGTTCCTGGTGCAGGAAGCCGCCCGCCGCGCCGGACCCGGCCAGACGTTCGTGTCGGTGCGGTTCGGCAACGTGTTAGGCAGCCGCGGCAGCGTCATCCCGATCTTCAAGAGCCAGATCGCCGCGGGCGGACCCGTCACGATCACCCACCCCGACATGGTCCGCTACTTCATGACCATCCCCGAAGCGGCCCAACTCGTGCTGCAGGCCTCCGGCAACGGTCGCAACGGCGAGGTCTACATCCTCGACATGGGCGAGCCGGTCAGGATCGTGGACCTGGCGCGCGACCTGATCCGCCTGTCGGGGTTCGAACCAGACGTCGACATCCCCATCCGCTACACCGGCATGCGGCCCGGGGAGCGGTTGGTGGAGGAGCTGATGACGGAGAAGGAGCGCACGTCGCAGACGTCACACGAGAAGATCTTCGTGGCGCGGACCGAGCCCGTCGACGCCGAGGCCCTCAACTCCACCATCGAGGCGTTGCAGAGCGCCGCCATGAGCTCGAACCACGCACGCATCAGGGCGCTGTTCGAGGGGTTCCTCGAGGGCTGCCACTTCACGCCGGTGGTGCCAACGAAGTCGAGCAGCAGCAGCTTACCTGCGCCGGACTCGGGCCCGCCTTCCTGA
- a CDS encoding aldo/keto reductase, with product MIFHTVQGERVPALGFGTYLLKGDDCVEGVRHALELGYRHIDTAQSYENEAEVGAGLAAGGVPRADVFLVSKLRPSNYRRAEAATLESLRALDADYLDLMLLHWPKDDESVEVALSALRRLQEEGAVRHIGVSNFPTASVQAAAAAAPLFCNQVEYHPFLAQTKVLAQAAELDLLVTAYRPLAKGLAAAEPLLQELAAKYGKTAQQVTLRWLVQQPRVATIPKSADPGRRAGNLDIFDFELTAAESAAVSGLARGKRLIDPEGAPEWDA from the coding sequence ATGATCTTCCACACCGTCCAGGGCGAGCGCGTTCCGGCGCTCGGCTTCGGAACCTACCTGCTCAAGGGCGACGACTGCGTCGAGGGCGTGCGGCACGCCCTCGAGCTCGGTTACCGCCACATCGACACCGCGCAGAGCTACGAGAACGAAGCCGAGGTCGGTGCCGGCCTGGCGGCCGGCGGCGTGCCTCGCGCCGACGTCTTCCTCGTCTCCAAGCTACGGCCGTCCAACTACCGGCGGGCGGAGGCGGCAACGCTTGAGAGCCTGCGCGCCCTCGACGCCGACTACCTCGACCTCATGCTCCTCCACTGGCCGAAGGACGATGAGTCCGTCGAGGTCGCCTTGAGCGCCCTGCGGCGGCTGCAGGAGGAGGGCGCCGTACGCCACATCGGGGTAAGCAACTTCCCGACCGCCTCGGTCCAAGCGGCCGCGGCGGCGGCACCGCTCTTCTGCAATCAGGTCGAGTATCACCCGTTCCTGGCGCAGACCAAGGTGTTGGCCCAGGCCGCCGAGCTCGACCTACTGGTCACCGCCTACAGGCCGCTAGCGAAGGGCCTGGCTGCTGCCGAGCCCCTCCTGCAGGAGCTCGCCGCCAAGTACGGCAAGACCGCGCAGCAGGTCACACTGAGGTGGCTCGTCCAGCAGCCGCGCGTCGCCACCATCCCCAAGTCGGCCGACCCAGGGAGGCGCGCAGGGAACCTCGACATCTTCGACTTCGAGTTGACCGCCGCGGAGTCGGCCGCCGTCTCCGGGCTGGCGCGCGGGAAGCGCCTCATCGACCCTGAAGGGGCCCCCGAGTGGGACGCATGA
- a CDS encoding sugar transferase, whose product MSGAQQAGASLEDGVRRVADVVVAALGLLVTSPLLLAAALAIKLDSRGPVLFRQRRVGLGGVDFEILKLRTMRQDAEAHGGQLTVGADPRVTRVGAFLRAWKLDELPQLINVVRGDMALVGPRPEVPRYVALYTPEQRKVLMVRPGITDPASVEFRNESELMAQQTDPERYYREVLLPRKLELNLEYLARRSLSADLGVLLATARAVLLGRGS is encoded by the coding sequence ATGAGCGGAGCGCAGCAGGCCGGCGCCTCGCTCGAGGATGGAGTCAGGCGCGTAGCCGACGTGGTCGTCGCCGCGCTCGGCCTCCTCGTGACTTCCCCCCTGCTGCTGGCCGCGGCCCTGGCCATCAAGCTCGATTCGCGCGGTCCGGTGCTGTTCCGCCAGCGGCGCGTCGGGCTGGGCGGGGTCGACTTCGAGATACTCAAGCTACGCACGATGCGTCAGGATGCCGAGGCGCACGGTGGGCAGCTGACGGTGGGCGCCGACCCTCGAGTGACCCGCGTGGGTGCGTTCCTGCGCGCCTGGAAGTTGGACGAGCTTCCGCAGCTGATCAACGTGGTAAGGGGCGACATGGCGCTCGTCGGACCGCGCCCCGAGGTGCCACGGTACGTGGCCCTCTACACCCCGGAGCAGCGCAAGGTGCTAATGGTGCGTCCCGGGATCACGGACCCTGCGTCTGTCGAGTTCCGCAACGAGAGCGAGCTCATGGCCCAACAGACCGACCCCGAGCGCTACTACCGTGAGGTGCTCTTGCCGCGCAAGCTGGAACTCAACCTCGAATACCTCGCTCGTCGCAGCCTTTCCGCCGACCTTGGGGTACTGTTGGCCACGGCCAGGGCCGTGCTCCTCGGCCGCGGGAGTTAG
- a CDS encoding acyl--CoA ligase yields MHPRYKRLLHDSLTASVAEHADKVAVVTAEERVTYSDLHARARRFACLLQAHGVRRGDRVAIFIENSATTVVGIYGALYAGAAFIVINPQTKEDKLRYMLADSAAVAVLSEGRLGRTVSAVVADPASPLPELRLVVDASGPAGQPGDARPAHAAGRPALADLATATDERVADPGTIPLDLAALVYTSGSTGNPKGVMLSHQNMVFAQGSLVEYLRLDETDRILNLLPLAFDYGLYQALMAVHLGATLVLERTFAFPAAIVKRVQEEGVTVFPGVPTVFATLLALHRNSPVSMPSVRRFTNTAAHLPDDYVPGLLEMSPGALVYKMYGLTECKRVCYLEPELVLGKPSSVGKAIPGTETYLLDESGRPVGPGVTGTLYVRGPHVMMGYWNLPAETEHMLKPGKYPGERVLCTHDWFRTDEEGFLYFMGRSDDIIKSRGEKVSPVEVENALAGVPGVREVAVVGVPDDLLGQAVRAYVVLDAGASLSEQAFKREAMARLESFMVPRDVVFVGDLPKTATGKVRKKSLLEQT; encoded by the coding sequence ATGCACCCAAGGTACAAGCGGCTGCTTCATGACAGCCTGACCGCCAGCGTGGCCGAACATGCCGACAAGGTGGCAGTGGTCACGGCAGAGGAGCGCGTGACGTACTCGGATCTTCACGCCAGGGCCCGCCGGTTCGCTTGCCTGCTTCAGGCCCACGGCGTGCGCCGCGGCGACCGAGTGGCCATCTTCATAGAGAACTCCGCGACCACGGTGGTGGGCATATACGGGGCGTTGTACGCAGGTGCCGCCTTCATCGTCATCAACCCCCAGACGAAGGAAGACAAGCTTCGCTACATGCTCGCCGACTCGGCCGCAGTGGCCGTGCTGAGCGAGGGGCGGCTGGGGCGGACGGTCTCTGCCGTCGTGGCCGACCCGGCCTCACCCTTGCCCGAGTTGAGACTGGTGGTGGACGCATCTGGACCCGCCGGGCAGCCGGGCGATGCCCGGCCAGCCCACGCGGCAGGGAGGCCCGCGTTGGCCGACCTGGCGACCGCCACCGACGAGCGCGTGGCGGACCCTGGCACGATCCCGCTAGACCTCGCTGCCCTCGTCTACACCTCCGGCAGCACGGGCAACCCCAAAGGGGTGATGCTCAGCCACCAGAACATGGTCTTCGCGCAGGGGAGCCTCGTCGAGTACCTGCGGCTCGACGAGACGGACCGCATCCTCAACCTCCTCCCGCTCGCGTTCGACTACGGGCTCTACCAAGCGCTGATGGCGGTCCACCTGGGGGCGACGCTGGTGCTGGAACGCACGTTCGCCTTCCCCGCGGCGATCGTCAAGCGCGTGCAGGAGGAGGGGGTCACGGTGTTCCCCGGCGTGCCGACCGTGTTCGCCACCCTCCTCGCGCTTCACCGCAACTCGCCCGTGTCCATGCCGAGCGTGCGGCGCTTCACGAACACGGCCGCCCACCTTCCCGACGACTACGTACCGGGGCTACTCGAGATGAGCCCCGGAGCGCTCGTCTACAAGATGTACGGCCTGACCGAGTGCAAGCGGGTCTGCTACCTGGAACCCGAACTCGTCCTCGGCAAGCCCTCGTCGGTAGGCAAGGCCATCCCCGGCACAGAGACCTACCTCCTAGACGAGTCAGGCCGGCCCGTGGGACCCGGCGTCACCGGGACGCTCTACGTCCGTGGCCCGCACGTGATGATGGGCTACTGGAACCTCCCGGCCGAGACGGAGCACATGCTCAAGCCCGGAAAGTACCCTGGCGAGCGCGTTCTCTGCACGCACGACTGGTTCCGCACCGACGAGGAAGGGTTCCTCTACTTCATGGGCCGGTCGGACGACATCATCAAGAGCAGGGGCGAGAAGGTCAGCCCGGTGGAAGTAGAGAACGCGCTGGCCGGCGTGCCGGGAGTGCGGGAGGTGGCCGTCGTCGGCGTGCCGGACGACCTGCTCGGGCAGGCGGTGCGAGCGTACGTCGTCTTGGACGCCGGCGCCTCGCTGAGCGAACAGGCGTTCAAGCGGGAGGCCATGGCGCGCCTGGAGAGCTTCATGGTGCCCCGCGACGTCGTGTTCGTTGGCGACCTCCCGAAGACCGCCACGGGTAAGGTACGCAAGAAGAGTCTCCTGGAGCAGACCTGA
- the nadE gene encoding NAD(+) synthase yields the protein MTDTFGPHVLRLPDPEAAVAAITEGMRREVRGFRRKGGVLGLSGGIDSSVVAALAARAFGPDNVLGVLMPEADSSPDTLMLSRLAAESAGIGTVLEEITPILDAVGCYRRRDEAFKRVIPDYGPGWKAKIVLPSVIDSDAYRIFSVVALAPDGRVMRERLPLAEYLQVVAATNFKQRTRKMLEYYHADRLNFAVLGTPNRLEFDQGFFVKNGDGAADVKPIAHLYKSQVYQLAEVLGVPDEIRSRPPTTDTYSMPQSQEEFYFSLPYDEMDLCLYAVDNGVDATTVARSLGLTAEQVERVFQDIAGKRRVSQYLHAPPRLVVEGD from the coding sequence GTGACTGACACGTTCGGTCCGCACGTCCTGCGCCTGCCGGATCCCGAGGCGGCCGTGGCCGCCATCACCGAAGGGATGAGGCGCGAGGTCCGCGGCTTCAGGCGCAAGGGCGGCGTCCTCGGGCTCTCCGGCGGCATCGACTCGAGCGTCGTCGCGGCCCTCGCCGCGCGGGCCTTCGGCCCGGACAACGTTCTGGGCGTTCTGATGCCCGAGGCCGATTCCTCGCCGGACACTCTCATGCTTAGCCGGCTGGCGGCCGAGAGCGCCGGGATAGGCACCGTCCTGGAGGAGATAACGCCCATCCTCGACGCCGTGGGATGCTACCGCCGCCGCGACGAGGCGTTCAAGCGCGTGATCCCGGACTACGGTCCGGGCTGGAAGGCGAAGATCGTGCTACCGAGCGTGATCGATTCGGACGCCTACCGCATCTTCTCGGTGGTCGCGTTGGCGCCGGATGGCCGCGTGATGCGCGAGCGGCTGCCGCTCGCGGAGTACCTGCAGGTGGTCGCCGCCACCAACTTCAAGCAGCGCACGCGCAAGATGCTCGAGTACTACCATGCCGATCGCCTCAACTTCGCCGTGCTCGGAACGCCGAACCGACTCGAGTTCGACCAGGGGTTCTTCGTCAAGAACGGCGACGGTGCGGCCGACGTGAAGCCCATCGCCCACCTCTACAAGTCTCAGGTGTACCAGCTCGCCGAGGTGCTGGGCGTGCCGGACGAGATCCGCTCGCGTCCACCCACCACCGACACCTACTCGATGCCGCAGAGCCAAGAGGAGTTCTACTTCTCGCTTCCTTACGACGAGATGGACCTGTGCCTTTACGCCGTCGACAACGGGGTAGACGCTACCACCGTGGCGCGAAGCTTGGGCCTGACGGCCGAGCAGGTCGAGCGCGTCTTCCAGGACATCGCCGGCAAACGCCGTGTGAGTCAGTACCTGCACGCCCCGCCAAGGCTAGTGGTCGAGGGCGACTGA
- a CDS encoding NAD-dependent epimerase/dehydratase family protein gives MRVLVTGGAGFIGSHMVAALLARGASVSVLDDFSTGKRANLPADGDLTVTEGDVADPAAVEAALSGCDAFVHLAAVASVERSVREPLVTHRTNLQGSIQLFDEAARQGVRRGLYASSAAVYGDSAALPLAESEPPRPLTPYAADKLAGEHYLAYYHRGGRLNATAFRFFNVFGPRQDPSSPYSGVISIFLDRARRGAPLTVFGDGLQTRDFVYVGDVVNALMAALAVRAAPREMPVYNVARGERVSLLDLLDAIGRLDGIAGPLTVSHAAAREGDIRHSLADTARLREALGWEPRTPLLAGLAAILAE, from the coding sequence ATGAGGGTCCTCGTGACGGGCGGCGCGGGCTTCATCGGTTCGCACATGGTGGCGGCGCTGCTGGCTCGCGGCGCGAGCGTGTCCGTGCTCGACGACTTCTCGACCGGCAAGCGGGCCAACCTGCCCGCCGACGGCGACCTCACTGTCACCGAAGGCGACGTCGCCGACCCGGCGGCGGTGGAGGCCGCGCTGAGTGGCTGCGACGCGTTCGTGCACCTCGCGGCGGTGGCTTCGGTCGAACGGTCGGTACGCGAACCGCTCGTGACACACCGCACGAACCTTCAGGGGAGCATCCAGCTCTTCGACGAGGCGGCACGACAGGGTGTGCGGCGCGGACTCTACGCGTCTTCGGCCGCGGTCTACGGCGACTCGGCCGCGCTACCCCTGGCCGAATCCGAGCCGCCCAGGCCGTTGACCCCGTACGCCGCCGACAAGCTGGCGGGCGAGCACTACCTCGCCTACTACCACCGCGGTGGCCGCCTGAACGCCACGGCCTTCCGCTTCTTCAACGTCTTCGGTCCGCGCCAGGACCCATCGAGCCCCTACTCCGGCGTCATCAGCATCTTCCTGGACCGCGCTCGCCGCGGCGCCCCTCTGACGGTGTTCGGCGACGGCCTGCAGACCCGCGACTTCGTCTACGTTGGGGACGTCGTGAACGCCCTGATGGCAGCGTTGGCCGTTCGGGCAGCTCCGCGCGAGATGCCCGTCTACAACGTCGCCCGCGGCGAGCGGGTCTCGCTACTCGACCTGCTGGACGCAATAGGGCGCTTGGACGGGATCGCCGGTCCACTGACGGTGAGCCACGCCGCGGCCCGCGAGGGAGACATCAGGCACTCGCTGGCCGACACGGCGCGCCTGCGCGAGGCGCTGGGCTGGGAACCGCGCACGCCGCTGCTGGCGGGTTTGGCGGCCATCCTGGCGGAGTGA